In the Kaistella sp. 97-N-M2 genome, one interval contains:
- the rfbD gene encoding dTDP-4-dehydrorhamnose reductase: protein MKKILIIGANGQLGNCFRKIAADYDDRFEIEFTDSAVLDITSAEQVSTYFYDFQPDYCVNAAAYTAVDLAETEPEKAFAVNADGVANLAEAAAENNCTFVHISTDYVFDGETNLSYSEDDFTDPQGVYGASKRKGEELALDLNPKTIVLRTSWLYSEFNKNFVKTMLHLFSVKDEMGIVADQYGQPTNANDLAEAVMTIMQKKQKTYGIFHFSNYPEATWFEFAQKIAELSGSKIKLKDITTAEYPTPARRPKRSTMALDKIEETYGIEPKYWQNSLEECIEILNKS, encoded by the coding sequence ATGAAGAAGATATTAATTATTGGCGCAAACGGACAACTCGGCAACTGTTTCCGGAAAATTGCGGCCGATTACGACGACCGTTTTGAGATCGAGTTCACCGATTCTGCAGTCTTGGATATTACCAGTGCAGAGCAGGTTTCAACGTATTTTTATGATTTCCAGCCGGATTATTGCGTGAATGCAGCCGCCTATACCGCCGTAGATTTGGCGGAAACAGAGCCGGAAAAAGCTTTTGCCGTCAATGCAGACGGCGTTGCGAACTTAGCAGAAGCAGCGGCAGAAAATAACTGTACTTTCGTTCATATTTCCACCGATTATGTTTTCGATGGCGAAACCAACCTTTCCTATTCTGAAGACGATTTTACAGATCCACAAGGTGTTTATGGAGCTTCAAAACGGAAGGGGGAGGAACTTGCTTTAGATTTAAATCCTAAAACGATTGTTCTGCGAACCTCCTGGCTGTATTCAGAGTTTAATAAAAACTTTGTAAAAACCATGCTGCATTTATTTTCGGTGAAAGACGAAATGGGTATTGTTGCCGATCAGTATGGGCAACCCACCAACGCCAATGATCTTGCAGAAGCCGTGATGACAATCATGCAAAAAAAACAAAAAACGTACGGGATTTTCCATTTCTCGAACTATCCCGAAGCAACGTGGTTCGAATTTGCGCAGAAAATTGCCGAATTATCCGGTTCTAAAATTAAACTTAAGGACATCACGACGGCCGAATACCCGACGCCGGCGCGCCGCCCAAAACGTAGCACCATGGCGCTGGACAAAATAGAGGAAACCTACGGAATAGAGCCGAAATACTGGCAAAACTCTCTGGAGGAATGCATTGAAATACTCAACAAATCATGA
- a CDS encoding DUF6089 family protein, translating to MKIEVQSFMQKKIIYSLLAFLFISVSYKGQRHEIGVQMGMSNLIGDIGRTNYVLQKPVLRNIADYGIPFYLGALYRMNFNPYQTVRLNVGYSHIQFIDAVAKETYRRNRRLWGTNSIIEADLIFEYNFFPVNDEQKGLLSPYIFGGIGGLLANTTKVNFVNDFKRDGGGNALAPTNGQDFETTETYVSGKQLAVAIPFGVGLKYKFNYNWALFGEFMFRPTFSDSIDYSVIDDKSVKQTYNKDIVVAGTTKSILQESPYREVAEARAKAFLENRQIGNINSKDWVNSVTLGLSYSFGRPPCYCGQ from the coding sequence ATGAAAATTGAGGTCCAGTCATTCATGCAAAAGAAGATTATTTATTCCTTGCTCGCGTTTCTTTTTATTTCGGTTTCCTACAAAGGACAGCGGCACGAAATAGGGGTGCAGATGGGTATGAGTAATTTGATAGGAGATATTGGTAGAACCAATTACGTTTTACAAAAACCGGTGTTAAGAAATATCGCAGACTACGGGATTCCGTTTTATCTGGGCGCCCTGTACAGAATGAATTTTAATCCATACCAAACGGTTCGCTTAAACGTTGGATACAGCCATATTCAGTTTATCGACGCCGTAGCGAAAGAAACGTACAGAAGAAACCGCAGGCTTTGGGGAACCAATTCCATCATCGAAGCAGATTTGATTTTCGAATATAATTTTTTCCCAGTGAATGATGAGCAGAAAGGCTTGTTGAGTCCTTATATATTTGGTGGAATTGGCGGTTTGCTTGCCAATACGACGAAGGTGAATTTCGTAAACGATTTTAAAAGAGATGGGGGTGGTAATGCGCTTGCGCCAACCAACGGCCAGGATTTTGAAACAACTGAAACTTACGTCAGCGGAAAACAACTTGCCGTGGCCATCCCTTTTGGAGTGGGTTTGAAATATAAATTTAATTATAACTGGGCACTTTTCGGTGAGTTTATGTTTCGGCCAACTTTCTCAGATTCCATTGATTACAGTGTTATTGATGATAAAAGCGTCAAGCAAACCTACAATAAAGACATTGTTGTGGCCGGCACCACAAAATCTATTTTGCAGGAAAGCCCTTACAGAGAAGTTGCAGAGGCACGCGCAAAAGCCTTTTTAGAAAACCGACAGATCGGAAATATTAATTCAAAAGATTGGGTAAACTCAGTAACACTGGGGCTTTCATACTCATTCGGTAGACCACCTTGTTATTGTGGACAGTAA
- a CDS encoding OmpH family outer membrane protein: MKKLSVLFAAVMMFVTVGVANAQKVASMDYEAVLAAMPETKKMTTELDTFSKTKGDELNKQAESFQKEVQQYQADGAKMTEAQRTAKEAELQKKQQNLQQLQQTAQNDLSQRRDAAVKPIIEKLNNAVSKVAKANGYEFVIDSTALIYKGGPDATPLVKKELGL, from the coding sequence ATGAAAAAATTAAGTGTATTATTTGCAGCAGTAATGATGTTTGTAACCGTAGGAGTTGCAAATGCTCAGAAAGTTGCTTCCATGGATTATGAAGCAGTTTTAGCTGCAATGCCGGAAACTAAGAAAATGACCACAGAACTAGATACTTTCAGCAAAACCAAAGGTGACGAGCTTAATAAGCAAGCCGAAAGTTTTCAAAAAGAAGTTCAGCAATACCAGGCCGATGGCGCTAAAATGACAGAAGCACAAAGAACAGCCAAAGAAGCTGAATTGCAAAAAAAACAACAAAACCTGCAGCAGCTTCAACAAACCGCGCAAAACGATTTGTCTCAAAGAAGAGACGCAGCTGTTAAGCCCATTATCGAAAAACTAAACAATGCCGTATCCAAAGTAGCAAAAGCAAACGGATACGAATTCGTTATCGATTCTACGGCATTAATTTACAAAGGAGGTCCAGATGCGACGCCGTTGGTAAAAAAAGAATTAGGTCTTTAG
- a CDS encoding exopolysaccharide transport family protein produces MIPAKENTSKSSEQNDKAGSFAFFDFENFLRRILKNWYWFVLMATLGYGISWVYSKYYAQRIYASNLSLSISNNTASYFTPNQSINFIWGQNGNQDGIYLKKMLLSRSHNEYLVNQLDLYVNYATKGLIKQTYLDKYDSPIFLEIDRAHPQQVDYAITLIPKGGSRYEVILPEEGQTTSLYSYVTENYTIVPNYNRPVNKIISVDEWYVSPNLKFKLRKNPQNTPIKLDNIILTLSTVNQTVNSLVSSIGVDFDKEINTIMIISKSGYNLNGTVNFLNTSVDELQKKRLIDRNTVDKNTENYLFENLASIRKKLDSSAAVLNHMKVSEGLYDIKDRDEKSLQRIKDLESRKADIITKINSLNNIKNTLASQNLDRMISMNSAGIEDGEFTATVSELKALYIKRRELALIYTPNSEPMLEINRLINEARGNSTGSLRNYYTTYVNEITKIDHQIAGESGDLVSYPEKERRYLDAERGYNMIEATYNSLLSKQNETQIRVATNKSDITVIDPAKNLGQAPIAPDVQKTKYSIIGGLLLLPLLILAISEVLDSRIRNIKELLQATKIPLLGVVGKNTHDNNLTVLEQPRSSISEAFRGIRANLRFLHKEDDQSKVILVTSSVGGEGKTYVSINIASVLGLSGKKTILLGMDLRKPKIFGDFKIDNKYGISNFLTGEVEMENIINTTRIPNLHVATSGPIPPNPSELLMSEKNIQFIKDLKEIYDFIIIDSPPVGLVADSFELMKYAAASIYVVRHEYTEKYMLKMITEKYHNREVQNLGLVYNDFQVQQGYGYGYGYGYGYGYGYFDEDKNYQEPVFIKIRNKLRKVFGKN; encoded by the coding sequence ATGATTCCGGCAAAAGAAAACACGTCCAAATCTTCAGAGCAAAATGACAAAGCAGGTTCTTTTGCCTTTTTCGATTTCGAAAATTTCCTCCGCAGGATCCTTAAAAACTGGTATTGGTTTGTGCTGATGGCTACTTTGGGGTACGGCATTTCCTGGGTTTACAGCAAATATTACGCACAGAGAATTTACGCTTCCAATTTATCATTAAGCATCTCGAACAATACGGCGAGCTATTTTACGCCGAACCAGTCCATCAATTTTATTTGGGGGCAAAACGGCAATCAGGACGGAATTTATCTAAAGAAAATGCTTCTTTCCCGATCTCATAACGAATATTTGGTGAATCAGCTCGATTTATATGTGAATTATGCTACGAAAGGCCTCATTAAACAGACGTATCTTGATAAGTATGATTCTCCGATTTTTTTAGAGATCGATCGCGCGCATCCGCAGCAGGTGGATTATGCGATCACGCTCATCCCGAAAGGCGGAAGCCGCTATGAAGTAATTCTGCCGGAAGAAGGCCAAACCACTTCGCTTTATTCTTATGTAACGGAAAATTATACGATAGTCCCCAACTATAACCGGCCAGTGAACAAAATTATTTCGGTGGACGAATGGTATGTTTCTCCTAATTTAAAATTTAAACTTCGCAAAAATCCTCAAAATACACCCATCAAGCTGGATAACATTATCCTCACGCTTTCCACCGTTAATCAGACCGTGAACAGTTTGGTGTCGAGTATTGGGGTTGATTTCGATAAGGAGATCAACACCATCATGATCATCAGTAAGAGCGGTTACAATCTGAATGGAACGGTTAACTTCCTCAATACCTCCGTTGATGAACTGCAGAAAAAAAGATTGATCGACCGAAATACCGTTGATAAAAACACCGAAAATTACCTCTTCGAAAATCTGGCTTCAATCCGAAAAAAATTAGATTCCAGCGCCGCGGTTTTAAATCATATGAAAGTTTCCGAAGGGTTATACGACATTAAGGACCGCGACGAAAAGTCCCTGCAGAGAATTAAAGATCTGGAGAGCCGAAAAGCGGATATCATCACGAAAATCAACTCGCTGAACAATATTAAAAATACTCTTGCGTCTCAGAATTTAGACCGCATGATTAGCATGAATTCAGCCGGCATCGAAGATGGCGAGTTTACTGCCACGGTTTCGGAACTGAAAGCACTTTACATAAAACGGAGAGAACTCGCCTTAATTTACACCCCGAACTCCGAACCCATGCTGGAGATCAACCGCCTGATTAACGAAGCCCGTGGAAATTCAACAGGTTCCCTTCGAAATTATTATACGACCTACGTTAATGAGATTACAAAAATCGATCATCAAATCGCGGGCGAAAGTGGCGATTTGGTTTCCTATCCCGAAAAAGAACGCAGGTATTTGGATGCAGAACGCGGCTACAATATGATTGAAGCCACTTACAACAGCCTGCTTTCCAAACAGAACGAAACGCAAATTCGGGTTGCCACCAATAAGTCGGACATCACGGTCATCGACCCCGCGAAAAATCTAGGCCAGGCTCCTATCGCACCGGATGTGCAGAAAACAAAATATTCCATTATCGGCGGTTTGTTGCTTTTGCCACTTTTAATTTTAGCGATTTCCGAAGTTCTGGACAGCAGAATCAGAAACATTAAAGAATTGCTGCAGGCGACCAAAATCCCCCTACTGGGCGTGGTTGGCAAAAATACGCATGATAATAATTTAACTGTTTTGGAGCAGCCGAGATCTTCCATTTCTGAGGCTTTTCGTGGGATTCGGGCTAATCTGCGATTTCTTCACAAAGAAGATGATCAGTCGAAAGTTATTTTGGTAACCTCCTCAGTAGGTGGCGAAGGAAAAACGTATGTTTCCATTAATATAGCGTCGGTTTTAGGTTTAAGCGGTAAAAAAACGATCTTGCTGGGAATGGATTTGCGGAAGCCCAAAATTTTCGGAGATTTTAAAATTGATAATAAATACGGAATCTCGAATTTTCTAACGGGAGAAGTTGAAATGGAAAACATTATCAACACCACCCGAATTCCAAATCTGCACGTAGCCACGTCGGGTCCCATTCCACCAAATCCGTCGGAATTGTTGATGAGCGAAAAGAATATTCAGTTTATAAAAGATTTAAAGGAGATTTATGATTTCATAATCATCGATTCGCCGCCCGTCGGATTGGTTGCTGATTCCTTCGAACTGATGAAATATGCTGCGGCAAGTATCTACGTAGTTCGCCATGAATACACAGAAAAATATATGTTGAAGATGATTACCGAAAAATACCATAACCGCGAGGTGCAGAATCTTGGGTTGGTGTACAACGATTTCCAAGTGCAACAGGGATACGGTTATGGCTATGGATACGGCTACGGCTACGGTTACGGTTATTTTGATGAAGATAAAAATTATCAGGAACCGGTCTTTATAAAGATTAGAAATAAACTCAGAAAAGTTTTCGGAAAAAATTAA
- the bshB1 gene encoding bacillithiol biosynthesis deacetylase BshB1: MKIDILAIGAHPDDVELGCGGTLAKLISAGKTVAVVDLTQGELGTRGTNFTRAEEAANASKILGLSARENLKMKDGFLQNSEEYQMQIVKIIRKYQPEIVLANAIDDRHPDHAKASKLVSDACFLSGLVKIETVGEGKNQQPWRPKHVFHYIQWKNITPDFVIDISDFMEKKIEACLAYKTQFYDPNSEEPMTPIATKDFLESLTYRAQDLGRLSGVAFAEGFTTEKLLAFKNFDGIIL; the protein is encoded by the coding sequence ATGAAAATAGATATTTTAGCCATCGGCGCACATCCCGATGATGTAGAACTCGGCTGTGGCGGCACCCTTGCCAAACTCATCAGCGCGGGAAAAACGGTCGCTGTCGTGGATCTTACGCAGGGCGAACTTGGAACGCGCGGCACCAATTTTACGCGGGCAGAAGAAGCCGCAAACGCTTCAAAAATACTGGGACTTTCTGCGCGGGAAAATTTAAAGATGAAAGACGGCTTTTTACAGAATTCCGAAGAATATCAAATGCAGATCGTAAAAATCATCCGGAAATATCAGCCCGAAATTGTTTTAGCCAATGCCATCGATGACCGCCATCCGGATCATGCAAAAGCGTCTAAATTGGTTTCCGATGCATGTTTCCTTTCAGGACTTGTGAAAATAGAAACGGTTGGAGAGGGCAAAAATCAACAGCCCTGGCGCCCCAAGCACGTTTTTCATTATATTCAGTGGAAAAATATAACGCCCGATTTCGTAATCGACATCTCCGACTTTATGGAAAAAAAGATTGAAGCATGTTTGGCCTATAAAACACAGTTTTACGATCCCAATTCTGAGGAACCGATGACGCCAATCGCTACCAAAGATTTCCTGGAAAGCCTTACTTACCGTGCTCAGGACTTAGGCCGATTGTCTGGTGTAGCCTTTGCAGAGGGATTTACGACAGAAAAGTTGTTGGCTTTTAAAAATTTCGACGGAATAATTTTGTAA
- a CDS encoding OmpH family outer membrane protein yields MKKFKLFSALFILFAGLLSAQKIGVVDTNYILSKLPQYKDAEDRLNAQITNWQTEIQTLQSEFDKKKLLLENERVLLVGDQLKQRQKEVDDLDKKIKTMINNRFGSLGEINNARSNLTKPFQDQIWNAIKTVSEKNSLGIILDKSNNISVIFLEKRYDYTDKVLDLLLKNSVNKRTESPNRPARSSDEMRTEKAKALQDSRGGKAMEQARKTTK; encoded by the coding sequence ATGAAAAAGTTTAAATTATTTTCAGCACTTTTTATTCTTTTTGCGGGACTTTTAAGCGCGCAGAAGATTGGAGTGGTGGATACTAATTATATTTTGAGCAAGCTTCCGCAGTACAAAGATGCCGAAGACCGTTTAAATGCTCAGATCACAAACTGGCAAACCGAAATTCAAACGTTGCAGTCGGAGTTCGACAAAAAGAAACTGCTTTTGGAAAATGAAAGAGTTCTTTTGGTAGGCGATCAGTTGAAACAGCGTCAAAAAGAAGTTGATGATTTAGATAAGAAGATCAAGACAATGATCAATAACCGTTTTGGTTCTCTGGGCGAGATCAATAATGCGCGGTCGAATTTAACCAAACCTTTTCAGGACCAAATTTGGAACGCCATTAAGACGGTATCTGAGAAAAACAGCTTAGGCATCATTCTTGATAAAAGCAACAACATTAGTGTAATTTTTCTGGAAAAAAGATATGATTATACCGATAAAGTCTTAGATTTGCTGCTGAAAAATTCGGTAAATAAACGTACAGAATCTCCAAATAGACCCGCCCGAAGTTCGGACGAGATGCGAACCGAAAAAGCGAAAGCACTGCAGGACTCGCGCGGAGGAAAAGCGATGGAACAGGCCAGAAAGACAACGAAATAA
- a CDS encoding outer membrane protein assembly factor, with protein MKFKFLPIIMFVASAHFYGQITPEQNNQENSPVYAQNEAGTYILKDIVVDGVKKYTPAQILRFTGLNKNESVEIPGQKISNAIKKLWETQSFSEVEVYIQSIEGDQIVLRFNLQDLKELGEVKFTGKGIGKSKSEKLAKDNNLKPGTKITENLVSTLKTNIPKEYYKKGFSDAKITIQDKVNAQDPNLVDWTINVDKGKKIKISHIEFEGNESVTDSKLRKKAFKDTRQKSFGIKGILKPSKFIEEKYNDDKENLINYYRSLGFRDATIVSDSVWRNPKNDFEINVKLNEGKKYYIGDITILGNSAFSTEYLQKILGYKTGDIYDAVGFNKKVGEDGGKEDDSDLKSIYMNNGYLFSNVTPIEKSVVGDSINLEIRINEGEKATWNRVTWSGNTTTHDHVILRSLRTKPGSLFAKSDIKRTYFDLAGMSFFDPQQVGQNIVPNSQDNTVDIHWTLVEKGSSQVQLQAGYGGGSFIGTLGLTFNNFSLSNFLKFKDFKPVPQGDGQTLSIQAQAGQYFQNYGISFTEPWLFGTKPTALSVSVNQSLVRYTDQFGATQKLNIFSASAGLNRQLRWPDDYFSLYTGIQFQSYDFNNYPFQFGNTTEYNGSAKNFSFNVGLSRNSAGLDPIFPTQGSNLEATVKFTPPYSLFNKKDYSTLAPVEKYKLLEFYKVKLKADVYNTVVGKLVLRSTAEMGFLDGYNKELGAPPFERFYVGGTGLIGGRYDGRELVPLRGYENSSSTGGAAEDVTPYGGATIYNRFALEMRYPISMNQTAKIYALTFLEGGNAWNSFGSYNPFQLKRAAGVGIRVYMGAFGLIGFDFAYGFDKTIQGTEPAGWKTHFLMNQSL; from the coding sequence ATGAAGTTTAAATTCTTACCCATCATCATGTTTGTGGCTTCGGCACATTTCTATGGTCAAATTACCCCCGAGCAAAATAATCAGGAAAATTCCCCGGTTTACGCACAAAACGAAGCCGGAACTTATATCCTAAAAGACATTGTTGTAGATGGTGTAAAAAAATATACCCCCGCTCAAATCTTAAGATTTACCGGTTTAAATAAAAATGAGAGCGTTGAAATTCCCGGTCAAAAGATCAGCAACGCTATTAAAAAACTTTGGGAAACCCAGTCGTTTTCGGAAGTGGAAGTCTACATTCAAAGTATAGAAGGCGATCAAATTGTTTTGCGTTTTAATTTGCAGGATTTAAAGGAATTGGGTGAAGTGAAATTTACCGGAAAAGGCATTGGAAAATCCAAAAGCGAAAAGCTGGCGAAAGACAACAACTTAAAACCCGGAACCAAAATCACCGAGAATTTAGTTTCGACGCTGAAAACCAATATTCCGAAAGAATATTACAAAAAAGGTTTTTCCGATGCGAAAATTACCATTCAGGATAAAGTGAACGCGCAGGATCCGAACCTCGTAGACTGGACCATTAATGTAGATAAAGGCAAGAAAATTAAGATCAGTCATATTGAATTTGAAGGTAATGAAAGCGTTACCGATTCGAAGCTGCGGAAAAAAGCCTTTAAAGACACGAGACAAAAAAGCTTCGGAATTAAAGGGATTTTAAAACCGTCCAAATTCATCGAAGAAAAATATAACGACGACAAAGAAAACCTGATCAACTATTACCGATCCCTCGGATTTCGGGATGCGACCATTGTTTCAGATTCAGTTTGGAGAAATCCAAAAAACGATTTTGAAATTAACGTTAAACTGAATGAAGGAAAGAAATACTATATCGGTGACATTACCATTTTAGGTAATTCGGCTTTTTCTACGGAATATCTGCAGAAAATTCTAGGTTATAAAACCGGCGATATTTACGATGCAGTAGGCTTCAACAAAAAAGTAGGCGAAGATGGCGGAAAAGAAGATGATTCCGACTTGAAATCCATCTACATGAACAATGGTTACCTTTTCTCCAATGTTACACCCATTGAAAAATCGGTGGTTGGCGATTCCATCAATTTGGAAATCAGAATCAACGAAGGCGAAAAAGCGACCTGGAACCGTGTAACCTGGAGTGGAAACACGACTACCCATGACCACGTAATTCTTCGGTCTTTGCGTACAAAGCCCGGCAGTTTATTCGCGAAAAGCGACATCAAAAGAACTTACTTTGATTTAGCCGGAATGTCATTTTTTGATCCACAACAGGTGGGGCAAAACATTGTACCGAATTCGCAGGATAACACCGTAGATATTCACTGGACTTTAGTGGAAAAAGGATCTTCACAGGTGCAGCTTCAGGCTGGTTATGGTGGCGGTTCGTTTATCGGAACTTTAGGATTAACCTTTAATAATTTCTCCCTAAGCAACTTTTTGAAGTTTAAAGATTTCAAACCGGTTCCGCAAGGAGATGGGCAAACGCTTTCCATTCAGGCGCAGGCTGGGCAATACTTCCAGAATTATGGAATTTCCTTCACAGAGCCCTGGTTGTTTGGTACGAAACCCACAGCACTTTCCGTAAGTGTAAATCAATCTTTGGTGCGATACACCGATCAGTTCGGCGCGACTCAGAAATTAAATATTTTCTCCGCAAGTGCAGGATTGAACAGACAATTGAGATGGCCGGATGATTATTTCTCTCTTTATACCGGAATTCAGTTCCAGAGCTACGACTTTAACAATTATCCTTTTCAGTTCGGAAATACAACCGAATATAACGGATCTGCGAAAAACTTTAGTTTTAATGTCGGTTTAAGTAGAAATTCTGCCGGTTTGGATCCTATCTTCCCAACTCAGGGTTCTAATTTGGAAGCCACTGTGAAGTTCACGCCGCCTTACTCTCTTTTCAACAAAAAAGATTATTCTACATTGGCGCCGGTAGAGAAATACAAACTGCTCGAATTTTATAAAGTTAAATTAAAAGCCGATGTTTACAATACTGTAGTCGGCAAATTGGTATTGAGAAGTACTGCCGAAATGGGATTCCTGGATGGCTACAACAAAGAATTGGGTGCGCCGCCATTTGAAAGATTTTATGTAGGTGGAACAGGTTTGATTGGCGGACGGTACGACGGACGAGAACTGGTTCCACTAAGAGGATATGAAAACTCTTCCTCCACGGGTGGCGCTGCCGAAGATGTAACGCCGTACGGTGGAGCAACAATTTATAACAGATTCGCTCTGGAAATGAGATATCCAATCTCCATGAACCAAACGGCAAAAATTTATGCCCTCACCTTTCTCGAAGGTGGTAACGCCTGGAACTCGTTCGGAAGTTATAATCCTTTTCAGTTGAAAAGGGCTGCCGGAGTTGGAATTCGTGTTTACATGGGTGCTTTTGGATTAATTGGATTTGATTTTGCGTACGGGTTTGATAAAACAATTCAGGGTACAGAACCTGCAGGATGGAAAACCCACTTCCTGATGAACCAATCATTATAA
- a CDS encoding thioesterase family protein, whose amino-acid sequence MEKEISSVVKVRFSDCDPIGHLNNVKYLEYMLNAREDHVENGYGFTYEEYTRITGCTWITVQNEIAYLKEVRYNAKVVITSKTIELGDRISKVEILMKSEDGKTIHSILWLTVIYFNMKTRASASQPEETKDLFRKFLVDLEEKDFQSRVLHFRRNNKSATRI is encoded by the coding sequence ATGGAAAAAGAAATCTCATCAGTAGTAAAAGTACGCTTCAGTGATTGCGATCCTATTGGGCATCTCAATAACGTAAAATATCTGGAATATATGCTAAACGCCCGAGAAGACCATGTAGAAAACGGCTATGGTTTTACCTACGAAGAATATACACGCATAACCGGCTGTACCTGGATTACCGTGCAGAACGAAATTGCCTATTTAAAAGAAGTTCGGTACAATGCGAAGGTCGTTATTACGAGCAAAACTATCGAGCTTGGAGACCGCATTTCTAAGGTGGAAATTTTGATGAAGAGCGAAGACGGAAAAACAATTCACAGTATTTTGTGGCTCACCGTGATTTATTTTAATATGAAAACCCGCGCCTCGGCTTCTCAGCCGGAAGAAACCAAAGATCTGTTTCGGAAGTTTTTGGTAGATTTAGAAGAAAAAGATTTCCAGAGCAGAGTGTTGCATTTTCGCAGAAATAACAAATCAGCCACCAGAATATGA
- a CDS encoding DUF3276 family protein codes for MSDYKERHENEIFTKVLKAGRRTYFFDVRETKAGDYYLTITESKKNFGENGEASFEKHKIYLYKEDFKTFEEMFKESTDFIISQKGEDVISEKHDKDFKTRSFTIESDDEV; via the coding sequence ATGAGTGATTACAAGGAACGCCACGAAAACGAAATATTTACAAAGGTTTTGAAAGCAGGAAGAAGAACCTATTTCTTCGACGTGCGCGAGACAAAAGCGGGAGATTATTACCTTACCATCACCGAAAGTAAAAAGAACTTTGGAGAGAATGGAGAAGCTTCTTTCGAGAAACATAAGATTTATCTGTACAAAGAGGATTTTAAGACCTTCGAAGAAATGTTTAAAGAATCCACCGATTTTATCATCAGCCAAAAAGGTGAGGATGTGATTTCCGAAAAACACGATAAAGATTTCAAAACCCGCTCATTTACGATCGAATCGGACGACGAAGTTTAG
- a CDS encoding isoprenyl transferase, giving the protein MQSIKDKLNLDQLPKHVAIIMDGNGRWAKSRGEERTFGHKNAIKAVREVVNACNEIHIPYLTLYTFSSENWKRPNDEVSTLMSLISETLLLEAEEIFSKGLRMHVIGDVEKLPELVRHQMLHLVDITKNNTRGNLILALSYGSQNEILNAVKQISAKVKSGELQEEDINEKVFEDHLYTKDFPPVDLLIRTSGEVRISNFLLWQIAYSELQFLDILWPDFGREDLFKCLYDYQNKERRFGKTSEQLDENI; this is encoded by the coding sequence ATGCAGTCGATAAAAGATAAATTAAATTTGGATCAGCTTCCGAAACATGTTGCCATCATTATGGATGGGAACGGAAGATGGGCAAAATCCCGCGGTGAAGAAAGAACTTTTGGCCACAAAAATGCCATCAAAGCCGTTCGTGAGGTCGTAAATGCCTGTAACGAAATTCATATTCCCTACTTAACCCTTTACACTTTTTCCTCCGAGAACTGGAAGCGTCCGAACGATGAAGTGAGTACCTTGATGAGTCTTATTTCTGAAACCTTACTTTTGGAGGCGGAAGAAATTTTCTCCAAAGGTTTACGCATGCATGTGATTGGAGATGTAGAGAAGTTACCGGAACTCGTGCGCCATCAAATGCTTCATTTGGTAGACATTACGAAGAACAATACACGCGGAAATTTAATTTTGGCCTTGAGCTACGGTTCTCAGAATGAAATTTTGAATGCCGTAAAGCAAATTAGCGCAAAAGTAAAATCCGGCGAACTTCAGGAAGAAGATATTAACGAAAAAGTTTTTGAAGATCATCTTTATACGAAAGATTTTCCACCCGTAGATCTGCTTATCCGAACAAGCGGCGAGGTGCGCATCAGTAATTTTCTGCTTTGGCAGATTGCCTATTCGGAGTTGCAGTTTTTGGATATACTTTGGCCGGATTTCGGCAGAGAGGATTTATTTAAGTGCCTCTACGATTATCAGAACAAAGAAAGACGCTTTGGCAAAACCAGTGAACAGCTCGACGAAAATATATAA